One genomic region from Aliarcobacter cryaerophilus ATCC 43158 encodes:
- the folP gene encoding dihydropteroate synthase: MKVSKLSLADTKTFLSNLKCDKSGVAIMSKKAKIHTLFIKNLHVGAANILKQDALSIGADLAVPEGVIIAKDKFVNALLIGSTKHFEILSRKELSQPFGLKELAKILKDFTKEINTSTKIMGVLNANEDSFFKNSRFDNSSASQRIEQMIEDGVDIIDIGAVSSRPGSLPISCDEELERVKNIVQTIYKNRYFEKVDFSIDSFSPKVIDFVLNHGFKIVNDITGLQDDEVCKLASVYKAQVIIMHMQKDQTTMQNNPSYEDIMVEIDDFFKNRIQKAKSFGIDDIVLDVGIGFGKTLEHNLLLLKNLEHFKHFGYELLIGASRKSMINMITPSEIENRLPGTLAIHLESLRYGASIIRCHDVKEHFQAIKVFEAIENIN, from the coding sequence ATGAAAGTATCTAAACTATCTTTAGCTGATACAAAAACATTTTTAAGTAATTTAAAATGTGATAAAAGTGGTGTTGCTATTATGTCAAAAAAAGCAAAAATTCATACGCTTTTTATAAAAAATTTGCATGTAGGTGCTGCTAATATATTAAAGCAAGATGCTTTATCTATTGGCGCTGATTTAGCTGTTCCAGAAGGTGTAATAATAGCAAAAGACAAGTTTGTGAATGCACTACTTATAGGTTCTACAAAACATTTCGAAATACTTTCACGAAAAGAGTTATCACAACCTTTTGGGCTTAAAGAGTTGGCTAAAATCCTAAAAGATTTTACAAAAGAAATAAATACTTCTACCAAAATAATGGGTGTTTTAAATGCAAATGAAGACTCTTTTTTTAAAAATAGTAGATTTGATAACTCAAGTGCTTCACAAAGAATAGAACAAATGATAGAAGATGGTGTAGATATTATAGATATTGGTGCTGTTTCAAGCCGTCCTGGAAGTTTACCAATTAGTTGTGATGAAGAGCTTGAAAGAGTAAAAAATATAGTCCAAACAATATATAAAAATAGATATTTTGAAAAAGTTGATTTTTCTATTGATTCTTTTTCTCCAAAAGTTATTGATTTTGTTTTAAATCATGGTTTTAAAATAGTTAATGATATAACAGGATTACAAGATGATGAAGTTTGTAAATTAGCTTCAGTATACAAAGCACAAGTTATAATAATGCATATGCAAAAAGACCAAACAACTATGCAAAATAATCCTTCTTATGAAGATATTATGGTTGAAATTGATGATTTTTTTAAAAATAGAATCCAAAAGGCTAAGAGTTTCGGTATAGATGATATTGTCTTAGATGTTGGAATTGGTTTTGGAAAAACATTAGAGCATAATCTACTTTTACTTAAAAATTTAGAACATTTTAAGCATTTTGGATATGAACTTCTAATTGGAGCTAGTAGAAAATCTATGATAAATATGATTACACCTAGCGAAATCGAAAATAGGCTTCCTGGAACTTTGGCTATACATCTTGAATCTTTAAGATATGGTGCTAGTATTATACGATGTCAT
- a CDS encoding HobA family DNA replication regulator, with amino-acid sequence MQEFLNWTVDTIREDKLLSPWLEEKKFEWAPLVSKNVTNILDKSYSILIITDKEREWFSSYILSNINSSKLNRPFLPFYDFSSFYKNLDHIKSEDDISNIKDMLKISFPNGYCFWYIGKSQDNRSTLAKITKSSFLWIFDEERQGSLNLKSNDDGLDMKLLQMFRLYNKTLSAALFANINVES; translated from the coding sequence TTGCAAGAGTTTTTAAATTGGACAGTTGATACAATTAGGGAAGATAAGCTTTTATCTCCTTGGTTGGAAGAAAAAAAGTTTGAATGGGCTCCATTAGTATCAAAAAATGTTACTAACATTTTAGATAAAAGTTACTCTATTTTGATTATAACAGATAAAGAGAGAGAATGGTTTTCAAGCTACATTTTATCTAATATAAACTCTTCAAAACTCAATAGACCTTTTTTGCCATTTTATGATTTTAGTTCATTTTACAAAAATCTTGATCATATAAAATCAGAAGATGATATTTCAAATATTAAAGATATGCTGAAAATATCTTTTCCAAATGGATATTGTTTTTGGTATATTGGGAAAAGTCAAGACAATAGATCTACACTTGCAAAAATTACAAAAAGCTCTTTTTTGTGGATTTTTGATGAAGAGCGACAAGGCTCTTTAAACTTAAAATCAAATGATGATGGACTAGATATGAAACTTCTTCAAATGTTTAGATTGTACAACAAAACTTTAAGTGCAGCACTTTTTGCAAACATAAATGTAGAGAGTTAA
- a CDS encoding DNA polymerase III subunit delta', which produces MEIVTNSSIFIVNSIEDSLSKILAVYPTHQTRVIKNEEKDEFQIEQANKTLKESYIASNETKYLFLCGATFRVEAQNALLKILEEPPKNIVFILLVSSKNSLLPTIYSRLPYKNLKKVVNKDDIELNIKKLDLKDIYTFIKNSQKITKNEAINIVETILIKANKENIKFNQKELDVFFKSIKLLELNSKPTTVLTYLLLSILEKESK; this is translated from the coding sequence TTGGAAATAGTTACAAACTCTTCAATCTTTATTGTAAATAGTATAGAAGATAGTTTAAGCAAAATTCTAGCTGTTTATCCTACTCATCAAACAAGAGTTATAAAAAATGAAGAGAAAGATGAGTTTCAAATAGAACAAGCAAATAAAACTCTAAAAGAGTCATATATCGCATCAAATGAGACAAAATATCTCTTTTTATGTGGTGCTACATTTAGAGTTGAAGCACAAAATGCTCTTTTGAAAATTTTAGAAGAGCCACCAAAGAATATAGTTTTTATTCTTTTAGTTTCTTCTAAAAATTCACTACTTCCAACAATTTATTCAAGATTACCATATAAAAATCTTAAAAAAGTTGTGAATAAAGATGATATTGAGCTAAATATAAAAAAATTAGATTTAAAAGATATATACACTTTTATAAAAAATAGTCAAAAAATTACAAAAAATGAAGCTATAAATATTGTTGAAACTATTTTAATAAAAGCAAACAAAGAAAATATAAAATTTAATCAAAAAGAGTTAGATGTATTTTTTAAATCTATAAAACTTTTGGAGCTAAATTCAAAACCAACTACAGTTTTAACTTATCTTCTTTTATCTATTTTAGAAAAAGAGTCAAAATGA